In Caldisphaera lagunensis DSM 15908, a single genomic region encodes these proteins:
- a CDS encoding isopentenyl phosphate kinase: MGCNKVVIKLGGSLITDKSNPHTVNWESLNDVIDQIARFHNKYDSKIVLVHGGGSFGHYEVERIKKNKSIIDKVATSEIQESMLTLALAVIKLLVNSGIPASLHPAHTICNTNNAKNCNYMPIIRDLNNGLIPVTYGDAIFDNEGKIISGDDLSVEISNIINSDCLFFATDVEGILDEKGNLIKEVNKNYKITIINRAQFDVTGGIISKINKAFNSKSSNIRILSGKKLFNALIGEDVGTRIIN, encoded by the coding sequence TTGGGCTGCAATAAAGTTGTTATAAAACTTGGAGGAAGCTTAATAACTGATAAATCAAATCCGCATACAGTAAATTGGGAATCTTTAAATGATGTAATAGATCAAATAGCGAGATTTCATAATAAATATGACTCTAAGATAGTATTAGTTCATGGTGGGGGTAGTTTCGGACATTATGAGGTCGAGAGGATTAAGAAAAACAAATCAATTATTGATAAGGTAGCAACTTCTGAAATACAAGAGTCTATGTTAACATTGGCCTTGGCAGTAATAAAATTACTTGTTAATTCGGGTATACCAGCATCGTTACATCCTGCTCACACAATCTGCAATACAAATAATGCGAAAAATTGCAATTATATGCCAATTATAAGAGATTTGAATAATGGTTTAATCCCGGTTACTTATGGAGATGCGATTTTTGATAATGAAGGCAAAATAATTAGTGGTGATGATTTATCAGTAGAGATATCAAATATAATAAATTCTGATTGTTTATTTTTTGCAACAGATGTGGAAGGAATATTAGACGAAAAAGGAAATCTAATAAAAGAAGTAAACAAGAATTATAAAATAACTATAATCAATAGGGCACAATTTGATGTTACAGGAGGTATTATAAGTAAAATTAATAAGGCATTTAATTCAAAATCATCAAATATAAGAATATTATCTGGGAAAAAATT